In the genome of Bradysia coprophila strain Holo2 unplaced genomic scaffold, BU_Bcop_v1 contig_232, whole genome shotgun sequence, one region contains:
- the LOC119075775 gene encoding mucin-12 isoform X2 — MATNGGTLHQGLPPTPRINLNCSQCGVMLDTVESLNVHNMHYHSDHINRWGPPPPNGAANKSSSSTASNSPTDSENNNQPKHNIHNIQHSSKSVSPLHNTVSAAADSSDNQPSTTQSSSTGHEPRLIYGGYGMSNTAPTFQHQLPTGDPHFQPYIQSYDQYYHFHNVEYGMPPPPFLNSQASSQQEYKPVPSNRYHPYINHTLPTHPNSINSSVSPRNVSSSSPTHNSNVMQQQQSTTSSPSNQLIPTSQPTPSPSPNQCDKCGHICETASQLGEHYATAHGSAGHNEPNRNSGSNENGEIGSFPYNHYIKEEQPCDILDLDSQKMVYSPNDDHSQQGPLPPMHSLHHLQRPLLWSHEHHGLPYSQDVKPVLFPTTLVPKQEFSSAAIKQEYIHHQPQIGHQQDVKPFASDVSGGQVTSSPSEFPSTTTPQENGAPFRTSFEAATSSLPTNTATGKSSSWKSNEARRPKTYNCTACNKWFTSSGHLKRHYNTTLHKNAVKSSGQPDPATMPISIHHHPARDTNKNNHHHRGSPAQAPQPPAPSEQSGSPEYNSQYTPPLGFQQTQGFQQYGTALAIHSTTGNSPNGQAGPSVLASQPRGLLILLNNTGTQQVLPEEEQQQQTFMQQITQSHTTNSPDPYSITNPITINTNITTTALSPDIRDQEQLDQSYLTITGNSLDGSHEMISPDTPDYSSMLHMVNDQSMLSYQTSVPRHETTIRRLMGGVAAYQGDSLSQRYAPNSPDIPDSYQKMIGRDDPVIPQSASQHRSPSDIASSASQASSTTTDETASAVHRCGPCVKTRNNPNIHQSCPNSS; from the exons ATGGCAACGAATGGGGGAACTCTTCATCAAGGGCTTCCCCCAACACCTCGGATAAATCTGAACTGTTCGCAATGCGGCGTTATGTTAGACACCGTTGAATCGTTAAACGTGCACAACATGCACTACCATTCCGATCACATCAATCGCTGGGGTCCGCCACCACCAAACGGCGCCGCCAACAAATCCTCATCATCGACCGCATCGAATTCGCCGACCGATTCGGAAAATAACAATCAACCCAAGCACAACATACACAACATTCAGCATTCATCGAAAAGTGTGTCACCGCTGCACAATACCGTTTCGGCCGCAGCCGATTCAAGTGATAATCAACCGTCGACGACCCAATCGTCATCGACCGGTCACGAACCGAGACTCATTTACGGCGGATACGGCATGAGTAATACGGCACCGACGTTTCAGCATCAATTGCCGACCGGCGATCCGCATTTTCAGCCGTATATTCAGTCGTATGACCAGTATTACCACTTTCATAATGTTGAATACGGCATGCCTCCTCCACCGTTTTTAAATAGTCAAGCGTCATCCCAACAAGAGTACAAACCAGTGCCTTCAAACAGATATCATCCATACATTAACCACACACTACCGACACATCCGAATTCGATCAACAGTTCTGTGAGTCCGCGAAATGTTAGCTCGTCGAGTCCCACACATAACAGTAATGTTATGCAGCAACAGCAATCGACAACATCGTCGCCATCGAATCAATTGATACCAACCAGTCAGCCGACACCATCACCTTCGCCGAATCAATGTGATAAGTGTGGTCACATATGTGAAACTGCTAGTCAATTGGGCGAGCACTATGCGACTGCACATGGCAGCGCCGGACACAACGAACCGAATAGAAATTCCGGTTCGAATGAAAACGGTGAAATCGGCTCATTTCCGTACAACCACTACATTAAGGAGGAACAGCCGTGTGACATTCTGGACCTGGACTCACAGAAAATGGTTTATTCACCGAATGATGACCACAGTCAACAAGGACCGTTGCCGCCGATGCATTCTCTGCATCATTTGCAACGACCGTTGCTATGGTCGCACGAACATCATGGACTTCCGTATTCGCAAGACGTAAAGCCGGTACTGTTTCCGACAACGCTCGTACCGAAACAGGAATTTTCGTCGGCTGCAATCAAACAGGAATACATTCATCATCAACCTCAGATCGGACATCAACAAGATGTGAAGCCATTTGCTAGTGATGTCAGTGGAGGACAAGTGACCTCAAGTCCTTCAGAGTTTCCATCGACGACCACTCCGCAAGAGAACGGTGCACCGTTTCGAACATCGTTTGAGGCGGCCACCTCATCGCTGCCAACGAACACAGCAACCGGAAAAAGTTCGTCGTGGAAATCGAATGAGGCGCGTCGACCAAAAACGTACAATTGTACCGCTTGCAATAAGTGGTTCACAAGCTCCGGCCATCTGAAACGGCATTACAATACGACATTGCACAAGAATGCCGTAAAATCCAGTGGCCAACCAGATCCGGCCACAATGCCGATCAGCATTCACCATCATCCTGCACGcgacacaaacaaaaacaatcatcatcatcgagGCAGTCCTGCTCAGGCGCCACAACCACCAGCACCATCGGAACAATCGGGCAGTCCGGAATATAATTCACAATACACGCCGCCGTTGGGGTTTCAACAAACTCAGGGATTTCAACAGTATGGAACAGCGCTAGCAATTCATTCAACTACAGGGAATTCCCCAAACGGGCAAGCAGGTCCCTCCGTCCTTGCATCCCAACCGAGGGGCCTGCTGATCTTATTGAACAACACGGGAACTCAACAAGTGCTCCCGGAGGAGGAGCAGCAGCAGCAAACTTTTATGCAGCAAATCACTCAATCCCACACCACCAATTCACCGGATCCATACAGCATCACCAACCCTATAACTATCAACACCAACATCACCACCACGGCATTGTCTCCGGACATCCGGGACCAGGAGCAGTTGGATCAGAGCTATCTCACTATTACTGGTAACAGTTTGGACGGCAGTCACGAAATGATTTCGCCGGACACGCCCGACTACAGTTCAATGCTTCACATGGTAAACGATCAGTCCATGCTGTCGTATCAAACGTCGGTGCCACGCCACGAGACAACGATTCGTCGTTTAATGGGCGGTGTGGCCGCCTACCAAGGTGATAGTCTGTCGCAACGCTATGCACCAAATTCGCCCGACATTCCAGACTCATACCAGAAAATGATAGGCCGCGACGATCCGGTCATACCACAATCGGCATCACAGCATCGATCACCATCGGATATTGCATCATCGGCATCCCAGGCTTCGTCGACGACGACGGACGAAACGGCATCAGCGGTGCATCGGTGCGGTCCGTGTGTTAAG ACACGCAATAATCCGAATATCCATCAAAGCTGCCCAAATTCTAGTTGA
- the LOC119075775 gene encoding mucin-12 isoform X1 yields the protein MATNGGTLHQGLPPTPRINLNCSQCGVMLDTVESLNVHNMHYHSDHINRWGPPPPNGAANKSSSSTASNSPTDSENNNQPKHNIHNIQHSSKSVSPLHNTVSAAADSSDNQPSTTQSSSTGHEPRLIYGGYGMSNTAPTFQHQLPTGDPHFQPYIQSYDQYYHFHNVEYGMPPPPFLNSQASSQQEYKPVPSNRYHPYINHTLPTHPNSINSSVSPRNVSSSSPTHNSNVMQQQQSTTSSPSNQLIPTSQPTPSPSPNQCDKCGHICETASQLGEHYATAHGSAGHNEPNRNSGSNENGEIGSFPYNHYIKEEQPCDILDLDSQKMVYSPNDDHSQQGPLPPMHSLHHLQRPLLWSHEHHGLPYSQDVKPVLFPTTLVPKQEFSSAAIKQEYIHHQPQIGHQQDVKPFASDVSGGQVTSSPSEFPSTTTPQENGAPFRTSFEAATSSLPTNTATGKSSSWKSNEARRPKTYNCTACNKWFTSSGHLKRHYNTTLHKNAVKSSGQPDPATMPISIHHHPARDTNKNNHHHRGSPAQAPQPPAPSEQSGSPEYNSQYTPPLGFQQTQGFQQYGTALAIHSTTGNSPNGQAGPSVLASQPRGLLILLNNTGTQQVLPEEEQQQQTFMQQITQSHTTNSPDPYSITNPITINTNITTTALSPDIRDQEQLDQSYLTITGNSLDGSHEMISPDTPDYSSMLHMVNDQSMLSYQTSVPRHETTIRRLMGGVAAYQGDSLSQRYAPNSPDIPDSYQKMIGRDDPVIPQSASQHRSPSDIASSASQASSTTTDETASAVHRCGPCVKVFNKACYLTQHNKTFHSGEKPYKCQKCGKRFPCGQSHEEHIAKHGAVKPFKCDQCTKSFNHKTDLRRHMCLHTGSKPYTCSICHKGFIRKDHMMKHTETHTRKSALLAKKHGVLVK from the coding sequence ATGGCAACGAATGGGGGAACTCTTCATCAAGGGCTTCCCCCAACACCTCGGATAAATCTGAACTGTTCGCAATGCGGCGTTATGTTAGACACCGTTGAATCGTTAAACGTGCACAACATGCACTACCATTCCGATCACATCAATCGCTGGGGTCCGCCACCACCAAACGGCGCCGCCAACAAATCCTCATCATCGACCGCATCGAATTCGCCGACCGATTCGGAAAATAACAATCAACCCAAGCACAACATACACAACATTCAGCATTCATCGAAAAGTGTGTCACCGCTGCACAATACCGTTTCGGCCGCAGCCGATTCAAGTGATAATCAACCGTCGACGACCCAATCGTCATCGACCGGTCACGAACCGAGACTCATTTACGGCGGATACGGCATGAGTAATACGGCACCGACGTTTCAGCATCAATTGCCGACCGGCGATCCGCATTTTCAGCCGTATATTCAGTCGTATGACCAGTATTACCACTTTCATAATGTTGAATACGGCATGCCTCCTCCACCGTTTTTAAATAGTCAAGCGTCATCCCAACAAGAGTACAAACCAGTGCCTTCAAACAGATATCATCCATACATTAACCACACACTACCGACACATCCGAATTCGATCAACAGTTCTGTGAGTCCGCGAAATGTTAGCTCGTCGAGTCCCACACATAACAGTAATGTTATGCAGCAACAGCAATCGACAACATCGTCGCCATCGAATCAATTGATACCAACCAGTCAGCCGACACCATCACCTTCGCCGAATCAATGTGATAAGTGTGGTCACATATGTGAAACTGCTAGTCAATTGGGCGAGCACTATGCGACTGCACATGGCAGCGCCGGACACAACGAACCGAATAGAAATTCCGGTTCGAATGAAAACGGTGAAATCGGCTCATTTCCGTACAACCACTACATTAAGGAGGAACAGCCGTGTGACATTCTGGACCTGGACTCACAGAAAATGGTTTATTCACCGAATGATGACCACAGTCAACAAGGACCGTTGCCGCCGATGCATTCTCTGCATCATTTGCAACGACCGTTGCTATGGTCGCACGAACATCATGGACTTCCGTATTCGCAAGACGTAAAGCCGGTACTGTTTCCGACAACGCTCGTACCGAAACAGGAATTTTCGTCGGCTGCAATCAAACAGGAATACATTCATCATCAACCTCAGATCGGACATCAACAAGATGTGAAGCCATTTGCTAGTGATGTCAGTGGAGGACAAGTGACCTCAAGTCCTTCAGAGTTTCCATCGACGACCACTCCGCAAGAGAACGGTGCACCGTTTCGAACATCGTTTGAGGCGGCCACCTCATCGCTGCCAACGAACACAGCAACCGGAAAAAGTTCGTCGTGGAAATCGAATGAGGCGCGTCGACCAAAAACGTACAATTGTACCGCTTGCAATAAGTGGTTCACAAGCTCCGGCCATCTGAAACGGCATTACAATACGACATTGCACAAGAATGCCGTAAAATCCAGTGGCCAACCAGATCCGGCCACAATGCCGATCAGCATTCACCATCATCCTGCACGcgacacaaacaaaaacaatcatcatcatcgagGCAGTCCTGCTCAGGCGCCACAACCACCAGCACCATCGGAACAATCGGGCAGTCCGGAATATAATTCACAATACACGCCGCCGTTGGGGTTTCAACAAACTCAGGGATTTCAACAGTATGGAACAGCGCTAGCAATTCATTCAACTACAGGGAATTCCCCAAACGGGCAAGCAGGTCCCTCCGTCCTTGCATCCCAACCGAGGGGCCTGCTGATCTTATTGAACAACACGGGAACTCAACAAGTGCTCCCGGAGGAGGAGCAGCAGCAGCAAACTTTTATGCAGCAAATCACTCAATCCCACACCACCAATTCACCGGATCCATACAGCATCACCAACCCTATAACTATCAACACCAACATCACCACCACGGCATTGTCTCCGGACATCCGGGACCAGGAGCAGTTGGATCAGAGCTATCTCACTATTACTGGTAACAGTTTGGACGGCAGTCACGAAATGATTTCGCCGGACACGCCCGACTACAGTTCAATGCTTCACATGGTAAACGATCAGTCCATGCTGTCGTATCAAACGTCGGTGCCACGCCACGAGACAACGATTCGTCGTTTAATGGGCGGTGTGGCCGCCTACCAAGGTGATAGTCTGTCGCAACGCTATGCACCAAATTCGCCCGACATTCCAGACTCATACCAGAAAATGATAGGCCGCGACGATCCGGTCATACCACAATCGGCATCACAGCATCGATCACCATCGGATATTGCATCATCGGCATCCCAGGCTTCGTCGACGACGACGGACGAAACGGCATCAGCGGTGCATCGGTGCGGTCCGTGTGTTAAGGTATTTAACAAAGCTTGCTATTTGACTCAACATAATAAGACTTTTCACAGCGGTGAGAAGCCGTACAAATGTCAGAAATgcggaaaacgttttccttgCGGCCAGTCGCATGAAGAGCACATCGCCAAGCATGGCGCTGTTAAGCCATTCAAGTGTGATCAGTGTACGAAAAGTTTCAATCACAAGACCGATCTCCGGCGACACATGTGCTTGCATACCGGCTCTAAGCCGTACACATGTTCGATTTGTCATAAGGGTTTTATCCGAAAGGATCACATGATGAAGCATACGGAAACGCATACGCGTAAATCGGCCTTGTTGGCGAAAAAGCACGGCGTTTTAGTGAAATGA